From Balneola sp. MJW-20, the proteins below share one genomic window:
- a CDS encoding universal stress protein, whose amino-acid sequence MSLFKKILVPTDFSPNSEAGLNYALEMAAEFNAEILLFNVMRIPYGFASQVEDYKTNMQEYAHTWMEEKISQIRKTNKYSKLKIDYAMSFGHVVSEMIRKSNEFGADLIILTSKGGAEGHKYLGSVVSDLMQFSEVPVISVPYDISEIEWNDLVLATDYNSGDIDAVKFLSDLATHFKSTMHIVHVDEEQELQNEIMFLGFEQKVKDTLGNFELSFEDIYGDDFIEGIGQYLENEPCSLLTLTRNKKSSFRRLLDNSIASKVPMQAHVPVLIWVNKEDH is encoded by the coding sequence ATGAGTCTGTTTAAAAAAATTCTGGTTCCCACGGACTTTTCACCAAATTCAGAAGCAGGTTTGAACTATGCTCTGGAAATGGCTGCTGAATTCAATGCTGAGATCCTTTTGTTCAACGTAATGAGAATACCTTATGGCTTTGCCTCTCAGGTTGAAGACTATAAAACGAACATGCAGGAATATGCTCATACCTGGATGGAGGAAAAGATCTCGCAGATACGAAAGACCAACAAGTACAGTAAGCTGAAGATCGACTATGCCATGAGTTTTGGACACGTGGTTAGTGAAATGATCAGAAAAAGCAATGAATTTGGGGCAGATCTGATCATTCTAACTTCAAAAGGGGGGGCTGAGGGGCATAAATATCTGGGGAGTGTTGTGTCAGACCTGATGCAGTTCTCCGAGGTACCCGTGATCAGCGTACCTTATGATATTTCGGAAATTGAATGGAATGACCTGGTACTGGCAACCGATTATAATTCGGGAGATATTGATGCCGTAAAATTTTTGTCTGACCTGGCCACTCATTTCAAAAGTACTATGCATATTGTTCATGTTGATGAGGAGCAGGAGCTACAGAATGAGATCATGTTTCTGGGTTTTGAACAAAAAGTAAAAGATACCCTGGGAAACTTTGAGTTAAGTTTTGAAGATATCTACGGTGACGATTTTATTGAAGGAATCGGCCAGTATCTTGAGAATGAACCCTGTTCTCTCCTTACTCTTACCAGAAATAAAAAATCTTCATTCCGGCGGTTACTGGATAACAGTATAGCTTCGAAAGTACCGATGCAGGCACATGTTCCGGTACTGATCTGGGTTAATAAGGAAGACCACTGA
- a CDS encoding GDSL-type esterase/lipase family protein, with protein sequence MPLLFLVFISCSLVSPSENDENVIPAVEVFSSYNVASESDAITLNATAEAVTGISTIRIYVDSSIVEECNNSDECSFVSSNFEVGEHSYFATAVESSDKRNMSRTETKSFTVQPNGTIPTISASVSKIESYEGQNITFSASADDDNGIAEINLIVNSTVLKTCNNTNTCSFTTNSMQTGERTFYAEAYDASSASNRGESERIEFTVKETPPPSSSELRIMPLGDSITEAHGYRVHLWDLMEAENYVVDYVGSRNSPNPAIPDTDHEGHGGWYIGNIRDAVNDWLAEFRPNIVLLMIGTNDTAWWSPRTGAEIADSHDRLVGQILDQSPANTWVVVSTIPPQSSEIIQPNNVDRAVLTADYNREMKIRMENRISNNDNVVLVDTFSDMDLQVHVGRDGIHPSSEGYKLIAENYLHGIMTVLDNN encoded by the coding sequence ATGCCCTTACTATTTTTAGTATTTATATCCTGTTCTCTTGTTTCTCCTAGTGAAAATGATGAGAATGTCATTCCCGCCGTTGAGGTCTTCAGCAGCTATAATGTTGCTTCAGAGTCAGATGCCATCACATTGAATGCTACTGCTGAAGCCGTGACTGGTATATCAACTATCCGTATATATGTTGATTCATCAATCGTGGAAGAGTGCAACAACTCCGATGAGTGTAGCTTTGTAAGCAGTAATTTTGAAGTAGGCGAACATAGCTATTTTGCAACAGCAGTTGAGTCCTCCGATAAAAGGAATATGTCCAGAACTGAAACGAAATCATTCACCGTTCAGCCTAATGGAACCATCCCAACTATAAGTGCCAGTGTCAGCAAGATCGAATCTTATGAAGGACAGAACATTACTTTTTCGGCCTCTGCTGATGATGATAATGGAATTGCAGAAATCAACCTTATCGTTAATTCGACGGTATTAAAGACCTGCAATAACACCAATACCTGTTCCTTTACAACGAATTCAATGCAGACCGGTGAAAGAACATTCTATGCCGAAGCTTATGATGCCTCATCCGCCAGTAACAGAGGGGAAAGTGAACGAATCGAGTTTACCGTCAAAGAAACACCTCCTCCTTCTTCCAGCGAGCTCCGTATAATGCCTCTGGGCGACTCCATTACTGAGGCGCACGGTTACCGTGTACACCTCTGGGATCTGATGGAAGCGGAAAATTATGTAGTAGATTATGTAGGCTCAAGAAACTCTCCAAACCCGGCTATCCCAGATACAGATCATGAAGGCCATGGGGGATGGTATATTGGTAATATCCGTGATGCAGTAAATGATTGGCTCGCAGAATTCAGGCCAAATATTGTACTGCTTATGATCGGTACAAACGACACTGCATGGTGGAGTCCCAGAACCGGTGCTGAAATTGCAGATTCACATGACAGGCTGGTAGGTCAGATCCTGGATCAAAGCCCCGCAAATACCTGGGTTGTTGTTTCTACCATACCACCACAAAGTTCTGAAATTATTCAACCTAATAATGTGGACAGAGCGGTTCTTACTGCAGACTACAACAGAGAAATGAAGATCAGGATGGAAAACAGGATCTCGAATAATGATAATGTCGTTCTTGTAGATACCTTTTCTGACATGGATTTACAGGTTCATGTTGGGCGCGACGGAATCCATCCAAGCAGTGAAGGCTATAAATTGATCGCTGAAAATTATCTCCATGGGATAATGACTGTACTGGACAATAATTAA
- a CDS encoding DUF6090 family protein encodes MVTIFKKLREKLLRSGQTRKYLIYAIGEIFLVVIGILIALQVNNWNEQRQHDTEVVNYLTNLKGTLNDDIRSLESAASFNKLRLYGIFYILRNADLNTKKFTDFPWADVSANDGRQSSWEGPYPDTLNREFTDLVFSMIGRGFGTGSFNKSVINELYSTGSYSRIHNKVLKQKIAAYYRYLEQRLEGYAIEEHEEWANETTRFFRDQYGIFTLDTTDLQDPFGLIKGKKDAEHHLRYMALEVNYHIVWCLNAKEKAKELIELIEREVSG; translated from the coding sequence ATGGTTACGATATTTAAAAAGCTACGGGAGAAATTGCTGCGGTCAGGTCAAACCCGAAAGTATTTGATCTATGCAATAGGGGAAATATTTCTGGTAGTGATCGGGATACTGATCGCTCTTCAGGTTAATAACTGGAATGAACAGCGACAGCATGATACTGAAGTAGTCAACTATCTGACCAATCTGAAAGGTACCTTGAATGATGATATAAGGTCGCTGGAGTCTGCCGCATCTTTTAACAAATTACGCCTCTACGGTATCTTCTATATCCTCAGGAATGCTGACCTGAATACTAAAAAGTTTACGGACTTTCCCTGGGCTGATGTGAGTGCAAATGATGGCAGGCAAAGCAGCTGGGAAGGACCATATCCGGATACTCTCAACCGGGAATTCACGGATCTTGTTTTTTCTATGATCGGGAGGGGGTTCGGGACCGGTTCTTTTAATAAATCGGTGATCAATGAGCTTTATTCTACCGGATCATATTCCAGAATACATAATAAGGTGTTAAAGCAGAAGATAGCTGCGTATTATCGATATCTTGAACAGCGTCTGGAGGGATATGCGATTGAAGAGCATGAGGAGTGGGCTAATGAGACAACCCGTTTTTTCAGAGACCAATATGGTATTTTTACCCTTGATACGACGGACCTTCAGGATCCATTTGGGCTGATAAAGGGTAAGAAGGATGCAGAGCATCATCTCAGGTATATGGCTCTGGAAGTGAACTATCATATCGTATGGTGTTTGAATGCAAAAGAAAAGGCAAAAGAGCTTATTGAACTGATCGAAAGAGAAGTCAGTGGCTGA
- a CDS encoding Na+/H+ antiporter NhaC family protein — protein sequence MSNDFAGTKKKWGDPDTRRKIGTGAFLVLIIAGVYAGMNQIFPEQNGHYGLWSVMPPLVAIVLAFYTREVVSSLFLGICLGGVISGKLNIVQEFLIPSVGTESFALIILVYLWALGGLIGIWTRTGGAEKFAVWASKKMVRGPQSAKFFTWMMGLIFHQGGTISTVLTGATVRPVADKHRVSHEELSYMVDSTASPAATLIPFNVWPFYVGGLVIGTLPLFETTQQSIAFFFSALPYNFYAIFAILITLIFAWDKFPFVPGKKMRAAIKRARAGEGLDRQGSTPMAAEELTKNKVPEGYKPGLIDFFGPIGTLLGVAIIPYVITYFIMDLGEDSVLLVAEAFVLAVLVGFGIALAKGMTLRQVVDGFVDGCKGVTIGAIILALAVTLKSVADAVGTAPYVVELAGDVIPPFLLPGLLMILCMLIAFSTGTSWGTYAVVFPVAIPLAWAVIPDPFFLTLCFSAVIGGSVFGDQCSPISDTTILSSLSTGCDLMDHVQTQFPLAILAGTLAVISYAGIVLLSF from the coding sequence ATGTCAAACGATTTTGCCGGAACGAAGAAAAAATGGGGAGATCCCGATACCCGAAGAAAGATCGGAACCGGGGCCTTTCTGGTATTGATCATAGCCGGCGTTTATGCCGGAATGAACCAGATATTTCCGGAACAGAATGGTCACTACGGCTTATGGTCTGTCATGCCTCCGCTGGTGGCGATCGTGCTGGCCTTTTATACCCGGGAAGTGGTCAGTTCCTTGTTTTTAGGGATCTGCCTGGGAGGAGTGATATCGGGAAAACTGAATATCGTTCAGGAGTTTCTGATCCCCTCAGTAGGGACTGAAAGTTTTGCACTCATCATTCTGGTGTATCTGTGGGCACTTGGGGGACTGATAGGTATCTGGACCCGTACCGGCGGAGCAGAAAAGTTTGCCGTATGGGCCAGTAAGAAAATGGTACGGGGGCCGCAGAGTGCCAAGTTCTTTACCTGGATGATGGGACTGATCTTTCATCAGGGAGGAACCATTTCTACCGTACTAACCGGAGCAACGGTTCGACCTGTTGCTGATAAGCACCGGGTTTCGCATGAGGAACTATCTTATATGGTGGATTCGACTGCTTCTCCGGCAGCTACCCTGATCCCGTTCAATGTATGGCCGTTTTACGTAGGTGGACTTGTGATTGGAACGCTGCCACTGTTTGAGACCACTCAGCAGAGTATTGCTTTCTTCTTTTCTGCATTACCTTATAACTTTTATGCGATCTTTGCGATCCTGATCACACTGATCTTTGCCTGGGATAAATTTCCTTTTGTACCCGGTAAAAAAATGAGGGCAGCTATTAAAAGAGCAAGAGCCGGCGAGGGACTGGATCGTCAGGGTTCAACCCCGATGGCCGCAGAAGAACTTACAAAGAACAAAGTTCCGGAGGGTTATAAGCCGGGATTGATCGACTTTTTTGGTCCGATCGGTACTTTGCTGGGAGTTGCGATCATCCCTTATGTGATCACTTATTTTATTATGGATCTGGGCGAAGATTCGGTACTGCTGGTTGCTGAAGCATTTGTACTGGCTGTCCTGGTTGGTTTCGGGATCGCACTGGCCAAAGGGATGACCCTCCGTCAGGTAGTGGATGGATTTGTAGATGGCTGTAAAGGGGTGACCATTGGTGCGATCATTCTGGCACTGGCGGTAACGCTGAAGTCCGTGGCAGATGCCGTTGGGACAGCACCCTATGTGGTAGAACTGGCCGGTGATGTGATCCCTCCGTTTTTGCTGCCCGGACTGCTCATGATTCTGTGTATGCTCATTGCTTTTTCAACCGGGACTTCCTGGGGGACTTATGCAGTGGTATTTCCTGTAGCCATTCCGCTGGCATGGGCCGTAATTCCGGATCCCTTCTTTCTTACCCTTTGTTTTTCTGCGGTGATCGGCGGCTCGGTCTTCGGGGACCAGTGTTCGCCCATTTCTGATACGACCATTTTGTCATCACTCAGTACGGGATGTGATCTGATGGATCATGTGCAGACACAGTTTCCACTGGCAATTCTTGCAGGTACACTGGCAGTGATCAGTTATGCAGGTATCGTTCTGCTTTCGTTTTGA
- a CDS encoding dienelactone hydrolase family protein, with amino-acid sequence MKYLVNMLLVAALFTACTGTENEMNGMADDGSSVMGEEISYTADTLTMNGYIAYDNSTSEKRPGILVVHEWWGHDEYARHRADMLAELGYVALAVDMYGNGKQAAHPEDAMAFSGNVMSNFENAKARFNAALETLKANPNVDTEKIGAIGYCFGGSVILSMANAGLDLDGVAAFHAGLQLPQMPAEGMTSRILILNGAEDQFVTDEQVENLTGALESINADYQYINYEGVMHSFTNPGADSLGAKFQLPLAYDAEADSLSWEEMKSFFDQTFADKSM; translated from the coding sequence ATGAAATACTTAGTTAATATGCTCCTGGTTGCTGCTTTATTTACAGCATGCACCGGAACTGAAAATGAAATGAATGGTATGGCTGATGATGGGTCTTCTGTCATGGGTGAAGAAATTAGCTATACAGCAGATACCCTGACCATGAATGGTTATATCGCTTATGACAATTCCACGTCAGAAAAGCGCCCCGGAATTCTGGTAGTTCATGAATGGTGGGGACATGATGAATATGCCCGGCACCGTGCCGACATGCTCGCTGAACTTGGATATGTTGCTTTAGCGGTTGACATGTACGGCAACGGAAAGCAGGCTGCGCATCCTGAAGATGCAATGGCCTTTTCCGGTAATGTAATGAGCAACTTTGAAAATGCTAAAGCTCGTTTTAATGCAGCACTGGAAACTTTAAAAGCCAATCCTAATGTGGATACGGAAAAGATCGGTGCGATCGGATATTGCTTTGGCGGATCTGTGATCCTGTCTATGGCGAATGCCGGTCTCGATCTGGATGGAGTAGCAGCTTTCCATGCAGGTCTTCAGTTACCACAGATGCCTGCTGAGGGAATGACTTCCAGGATCCTGATCCTGAATGGCGCCGAAGATCAGTTCGTAACAGATGAACAGGTGGAAAATCTCACCGGAGCCCTTGAAAGCATTAACGCTGATTATCAGTACATTAACTATGAGGGGGTTATGCATTCCTTCACGAATCCGGGTGCTGACTCATTAGGTGCAAAGTTTCAGTTACCACTTGCTTATGATGCCGAAGCAGACAGTCTGAGCTGGGAAGAGATGAAGAGTTTCTTCGATCAGACCTTTGCTGACAAAAGCATGTGA
- a CDS encoding DUF6090 family protein — translation MISIFRTIRQKLIDSGSVSRYLFYAIGEILLVVVGILIALQVNNWNEERLQRQEEIKVLLNVRSDLLDGIEEMGFLNDLRTKMVGVIDLLVSEREQIINNYRPEKIDSLLSALTNTPTYNNQSGSLEVLLNTGRINLVRDDTLRTLLISWPGSVEDMIEGELDQEELDRDHYRPVLRSYISINNVYKNYSLAGRIQESDEIYNRPTGVKSDHTGLLSDPLFENILVNRELLLRIAIIETEELIDTANEMIRRIDQNVSN, via the coding sequence ATGATCTCAATCTTTCGCACAATTCGTCAAAAACTGATTGATTCCGGATCAGTAAGCAGATATTTATTCTATGCCATCGGGGAGATCCTGCTGGTAGTGGTCGGAATACTTATAGCCCTTCAGGTGAATAACTGGAATGAAGAACGACTGCAGCGACAGGAAGAAATAAAGGTTCTGTTGAATGTGCGGAGTGATCTGCTGGATGGAATAGAGGAAATGGGATTCCTGAATGACCTGCGAACGAAAATGGTAGGTGTGATCGATCTTCTGGTATCTGAGAGAGAACAGATCATAAATAATTACCGTCCCGAAAAGATCGACAGCTTGCTTTCTGCTCTGACCAATACTCCCACCTACAATAATCAATCTGGATCTCTGGAGGTTCTTCTGAATACCGGACGAATCAACCTGGTCCGGGATGATACACTCCGGACTCTGCTGATCAGCTGGCCGGGTTCAGTTGAAGACATGATAGAAGGGGAACTGGATCAGGAAGAACTGGACCGGGATCATTACCGACCGGTACTCAGAAGTTATATCTCTATTAATAACGTGTACAAAAATTACAGTCTGGCGGGACGAATTCAGGAGTCGGATGAAATATATAACCGGCCAACTGGCGTAAAAAGTGATCATACAGGTTTATTGAGTGATCCGTTATTTGAGAATATCCTAGTAAACCGTGAATTGCTGCTTCGAATTGCTATTATTGAAACAGAGGAACTGATTGATACCGCCAATGAGATGATCCGTCGTATTGATCAGAATGTGAGTAACTGA
- a CDS encoding ABC-F family ATP-binding cassette domain-containing protein — protein MTYLSTENLSKQYGLKPLFEGLTFGLSRGDKTALIAPNGAGKSTLLRILAGKEVPDDGKVMIRNGIKVDMLEQEPELDDHLTISEYIAHGDNDMVELVKAYDRAVAAQAENYNAKTQEAFDKALAAMDAANAWDYEQRLHQILGVLNIHDLDQKISDLSGGQRKRVALAFVLLDEPDLLILDEPTNHLDVDMIEWLEDYLSKSNLTLLMVTHDRYFLDRVCDHILEMADNQLYHHKGNYDYYLQKRAEREEIHATEVAKAGKKAKKELEWMRRQPKARTTKSKSRIDAYYETEKKAKSGKVQQEITLDVSVSRIGGQVLEFKQVTKKFGDITILENFDYSFNKGEKIGIIGKNGVGKSTFLKLITGEEKADSGEILSGQTIIYGHYRQSGIEIKENERVIDVIKEVAEVIELSNGDTISASKFLEHFMFDPKVQYTPVAKLSGGEKRRLGLMMVLIKNPNFLILDEPTNDLDLLTLEKLESFLAEYGGCLIIVSHDRYFMDSLVDHYFVFEGEGVIRDFNGTYLEYREIQKQEEKEAEAAEEKKKQTSSPKSADQSEDQDKKKLSYTEKKEFNALEKEIAKLEQKKLGLERSLSATGNSADQIRELSEEYAEVKQELDDKEMIWLEMAERS, from the coding sequence ATGACCTATCTCTCTACAGAGAACTTATCTAAACAGTACGGACTCAAACCCTTGTTCGAAGGACTTACTTTTGGTCTTTCACGGGGCGACAAAACAGCTCTTATTGCTCCGAATGGTGCCGGGAAATCCACATTACTTAGAATTCTGGCAGGGAAAGAAGTTCCCGACGATGGTAAGGTCATGATCCGGAACGGGATCAAAGTCGATATGCTGGAGCAGGAACCAGAACTGGATGATCACCTCACCATAAGCGAATACATTGCTCACGGCGACAATGATATGGTGGAACTGGTAAAGGCTTACGACCGGGCGGTTGCCGCACAGGCGGAAAATTATAATGCAAAAACACAGGAAGCTTTTGATAAGGCGCTTGCTGCTATGGATGCAGCCAATGCATGGGATTATGAACAGCGGCTACATCAGATACTCGGGGTTCTGAATATTCATGATCTGGATCAGAAGATCTCGGATCTGTCAGGGGGTCAGCGCAAGAGGGTCGCTCTGGCTTTTGTATTACTCGATGAGCCGGACCTGCTCATCCTGGATGAGCCCACCAACCACCTGGATGTGGATATGATCGAGTGGCTGGAAGACTATCTTTCCAAAAGCAATCTGACCCTGCTTATGGTCACTCACGACCGTTATTTTCTGGACCGGGTATGTGATCATATCCTGGAGATGGCCGATAATCAGCTGTACCACCATAAGGGAAATTACGATTATTACCTTCAAAAGAGAGCTGAGAGAGAAGAGATCCATGCCACAGAGGTCGCAAAAGCCGGCAAAAAAGCGAAGAAAGAACTGGAATGGATGCGCCGGCAGCCCAAAGCCCGTACCACCAAATCAAAATCAAGGATAGATGCTTATTACGAGACGGAGAAAAAAGCTAAATCCGGAAAAGTACAGCAGGAGATCACACTGGATGTAAGTGTTTCCCGTATCGGCGGACAGGTTCTGGAATTTAAGCAGGTTACCAAAAAGTTCGGCGACATTACCATTTTAGAGAACTTTGACTACTCTTTTAATAAAGGGGAAAAGATCGGGATCATCGGAAAGAACGGGGTTGGCAAATCCACCTTTCTGAAACTGATCACCGGGGAAGAAAAAGCTGACTCAGGTGAGATTCTGTCTGGCCAGACCATCATTTACGGGCATTACCGGCAATCCGGCATCGAGATCAAAGAAAATGAACGGGTGATCGATGTGATCAAAGAAGTGGCTGAGGTCATCGAACTCTCAAATGGAGATACTATAAGTGCTTCCAAGTTTCTGGAGCATTTTATGTTCGACCCGAAAGTACAATACACTCCGGTTGCCAAGCTTAGCGGAGGTGAAAAACGGCGACTTGGTTTAATGATGGTCCTTATTAAAAATCCAAACTTCCTGATCCTGGACGAACCCACCAACGACCTTGACCTTCTCACCCTGGAAAAACTCGAGAGTTTTCTGGCTGAGTACGGAGGCTGCCTGATCATTGTATCCCACGACCGTTATTTTATGGACAGCCTGGTGGATCATTATTTCGTATTCGAAGGAGAAGGAGTGATCCGGGATTTCAACGGTACTTATCTGGAATACCGGGAAATTCAAAAACAGGAAGAAAAAGAAGCCGAAGCTGCGGAGGAAAAAAAGAAACAAACGTCTTCTCCGAAAAGCGCAGACCAGTCTGAAGATCAGGACAAGAAAAAGCTCAGCTACACAGAAAAAAAAGAATTCAATGCCCTGGAAAAAGAGATCGCAAAGCTTGAACAGAAGAAACTGGGTCTGGAAAGATCTTTGAGTGCTACCGGCAACAGTGCTGATCAGATCCGTGAATTATCCGAAGAATATGCGGAAGTCAAACAGGAACTGGATGATAAGGAAATGATCTGGCTGGAAATGGCTGAAAGGAGCTGA
- a CDS encoding MBOAT family protein, which produces MQHRGQNILLLVASYIFYMTWDWRFISLILLSTIVDYYCGIQVRDSKDKKKFFVAVSMVVNLAVLGFFKYYNFFTENLVELTSVFGWQPDDLTLNIILPVGISFYTFQTMSYTIDIYRKEIEPERNILNFALFVSFFPQLVAGPIERAKNLLPQIQTKRIISKEMVRNGIWMIAWGFYLKIFIADNLAFVVDRVFATDEVIAGGEALFGIYAFAFQIFGDFAGYSSIAIGVGALMGFTLRTNFLFPYFVTNPQNFWHNWHISLSSWLRDYLYIPLGGNRGGEMMLYRNLFLTMLLGGIWHGAAWTFVIWGIYQGSILMVHRYYSPKFKKLGAFLKVNTLPDSWVHAFKVLFMFQVTCFGWLIFRANSIDQILNFTYSIFFNFMTITPATKYYFLLLCFYAIPLLLIQHFQIRFKSENTLDRFPAYARTLIYVGIYFCIIALGEYGTRQFIYFQF; this is translated from the coding sequence TTGCAGCACAGAGGGCAGAATATCCTGCTTCTGGTTGCAAGCTATATCTTTTATATGACCTGGGACTGGAGGTTCATATCTCTGATCCTGCTGAGTACGATCGTTGATTACTATTGCGGAATTCAGGTCAGAGACAGCAAAGACAAGAAGAAATTTTTTGTTGCTGTAAGTATGGTAGTAAATCTGGCGGTACTGGGTTTCTTTAAATACTATAACTTTTTTACGGAAAACCTGGTTGAGCTAACCTCTGTATTCGGCTGGCAACCGGATGACCTGACGCTGAACATTATATTACCAGTTGGGATCTCATTCTATACCTTTCAGACGATGAGCTATACCATTGATATCTACCGAAAGGAAATAGAGCCTGAACGTAATATTCTGAATTTTGCTCTTTTTGTATCCTTCTTTCCCCAGCTGGTAGCCGGCCCCATCGAGCGTGCTAAAAATTTACTTCCCCAGATCCAGACGAAGCGAATCATAAGTAAAGAGATGGTTCGTAACGGTATATGGATGATCGCATGGGGATTTTATCTGAAGATATTTATCGCTGATAACCTGGCATTTGTGGTAGATCGTGTATTCGCAACAGATGAAGTGATCGCCGGAGGAGAGGCGCTCTTCGGTATTTATGCATTTGCTTTCCAGATATTTGGTGATTTTGCCGGTTATTCTTCAATAGCGATAGGAGTTGGTGCTCTGATGGGATTTACCCTCCGTACCAATTTTCTGTTTCCCTATTTTGTAACCAACCCACAGAACTTCTGGCATAACTGGCATATCAGTCTGTCCAGCTGGCTGCGGGATTACCTCTATATACCCCTGGGAGGTAACAGAGGTGGAGAGATGATGCTGTACCGGAACCTGTTTTTAACCATGCTGCTGGGCGGGATCTGGCACGGTGCTGCATGGACATTCGTGATCTGGGGAATATATCAGGGATCCATATTAATGGTGCACCGTTATTATAGTCCGAAATTCAAAAAGCTGGGTGCTTTCCTGAAGGTGAATACATTGCCTGATTCATGGGTTCACGCTTTTAAGGTACTATTCATGTTCCAGGTGACCTGTTTTGGATGGCTGATATTCAGAGCTAATTCGATCGATCAGATACTCAATTTCACGTACAGCATATTCTTCAATTTTATGACGATCACGCCTGCAACGAAATATTACTTCCTGCTGCTCTGCTTCTATGCGATTCCTCTGTTACTGATACAGCATTTCCAGATTCGTTTCAAATCTGAGAATACTCTGGATCGTTTTCCTGCTTATGCACGCACTTTGATATACGTTGGCATCTATTTTTGCATAATTGCCCTTGGTGAGTACGGTACCCGTCAGTTTATTTATTTTCAATTTTAA